DNA from Krasilnikovia cinnamomea:
AGCATGTCCGCCTGCACCGCGCCGGTGGTGTTCTGGAAGTCGTCGATGAGCCCGTCCGGGATGCCGGTGAGCAGAATCGCGACGAGGTCGGCGCGGGGCGTGCCGCCCTCGTTCAGCTTCTGCAGGTTGTCGAACAGTCCCGGGTACAGCACCGGCAGCAGCCCGGCCAGTTCCGGCTTCTCCACGAACTTGGCGAAGCGCTTGTCCTCGGTGGGTGGCAGGCTGTTCCACTTGTCCTTCTCGGCCATCGGCACGATGACCTCGTTGAACAGCGGGTTGCCCAGCCGCGACACCTGCACCTGCGGGCCGACCTCGACGTCCTCGCCGGCCTTGCGGCCGTCACGGATCTGCACCTGGCGGCGGCTGGCGGAGGTCCACACGCCGATGACCGCGCCCGGGTCACGCCCGCGCACCTTCTTCTTGCCGTCGCGGCGCACCATGTGCATCGGCACCTGGATGGCGATGCTGTGCACGTTCAGCTCGTCGGTGGCGTTGACCGCCTTGCCCGCGTAGTTGAACAGCTTCTTGCCCACCAGGTGCTTGTCCTGGAACGGCCGCAGCGTGCCCAGGTCGAAGATGGCGCCGAGGTCGACGAAGAACGCGTCGGCGCGCTGCCCGGCGAACACCTTCTCGCCACTCTTCAGCTTGTGCACCGCGTCGTCGGCGAGCTTGTTGTAGTCCGGAATGGACAGTGGGCCCACGTTGCACGGCGGGCAGGGCAGCTTGCGGGCCAGCACCTCGTGCTTGCCGTTCGCGTCCACCTTGGTCACCGAGAAGAACTGCCGCCGGTTCCAGTTCTCACTGTCCAGCGACTCGATCGGAC
Protein-coding regions in this window:
- a CDS encoding DUF4331 domain-containing protein, whose amino-acid sequence is MSSHREAPEISKDPVADSSDLYAFVSPDHPDTVTIIANYVPLQLPASGPNFFEFGDDVLYEIHVDSNGDGRPDLTYQFRFRTELRNNNTFLYNTGPIESLDSENWNRRQFFSVTKVDANGKHEVLARKLPCPPCNVGPLSIPDYNKLADDAVHKLKSGEKVFAGQRADAFFVDLGAIFDLGTLRPFQDKHLVGKKLFNYAGKAVNATDELNVHSIAIQVPMHMVRRDGKKKVRGRDPGAVIGVWTSASRRQVQIRDGRKAGEDVEVGPQVQVSRLGNPLFNEVIVPMAEKDKWNSLPPTEDKRFAKFVEKPELAGLLPVLYPGLFDNLQKLNEGGTPRADLVAILLTGIPDGLIDDFQNTTGAVQADMLRLNTAIPPTKDENAFGLLGGDLAGFPNGRRIADDVVSISLRAIAGVTVPLVDEKFKPDDAAALVEQGLNIKDVSAKLLKRFPYLPVPFDGFNRPK